A region from the uncultured Bacteroides sp. genome encodes:
- the dnaE gene encoding DNA polymerase III subunit alpha produces MIDFVHLHVHTQYSLLDGQASVSALVDKAIKDGMQGIAVTDHGCMFAIKEFYNYVTKKNSGPKGEIKELNNRISAIEKGEIACEDKEAEMATCREKIADTQKHIFKPIIGCEMYVARHGTLDKKEGKPDQSGYHLVVLAKNEKGYHNLIKLVSKAWTHGFYMRPRTDRNELAKYHEGLIISTACLGGEVPKKITQGRLDEAEEAIQWYKEVFGDDYYLELQRHKATVANANHEAYPLQQNVNEHLVRLSKKYNVKVICTNDVHFVNEENAEAHDRLICLSTGKDLDDPNRMRYTKQEWMKTTEEMNALFADVPESLANTKEILDKVEFYSIDHAPIMPTFAIPEDFGTEEGYRSKYTEKDLFDEFTQNENGEVVLTEAKAIDKINKLGGYDKLYRIKLEADYLKKLAFDGAKQRYGDPLNPEVHERMIFELYIMKTMGFPGYFLIVQDFIAAARRMNVSVGPGRGSAAGSAVAYCLGITQIDPIQYDLLFERFLNPDRISLPDIDIDFDDDGRGEVLRWVTDKYGKERVAHIITYGTMASKSAIKDVARVQRLPLPESDRLAKLVPDKIPDKKLNLKNAIAYVPELQAAEVSSDPLIRNTIKYAKMLEGNVRNTGVHACGTIICRDDITDWVPVSTADDKETGEKMLVTQYEGSVIEDTGLIKMDFLGLKTLSIIKEAIENIRLHRGLLINIDRIPTDDPVTYKLYSDGRTIGTFQFESAGMQKYLRELQPTTFEDLIAMNALYRPGPMDYIPDFIDRKHGRKPIEYDIPVMEKYLKDTYGITVYQEQVMLLSRLLAGFTRGESDALRKAMGKKLRDKLDHMKPKFIDGGRKNGYDPKILEKIWADWEKFASYAFNKSHATCYSWIAYQTAFLKANYPAEYMAATMSRNISNITDITKLMDECKSMGIEVLGPDVNESNLKFTVNDEGNIRFGLGAVKGVGENAVQCIMDERAANGPFNGIFDFVQRVNLNTCNKKNLESLALAGGFDSFPELKREQFFAVNSKNESFIEILIRYGNRYQIDKAAASNSLFGGENIIDIATPEILPAEKWTDLERLNKEKELVGIYLSAHPLDEYVIILEHVCNTHMADLDDKTELAGREITMGGIVTSIRRGITKTGNPYGIVRLEDYSGSAELPFFGNDWATYQGYLSEGTFLYIHARCQPKQWRQDELEIKVTSIEFLSDVKEKLVEKITIIIPLAELNKALITDLSTLTKDYPGSTELYFKVTDAESNMNVEFVSRPIKLSVGKNLISYLNERPELGFLVN; encoded by the coding sequence ATGATAGATTTTGTTCACTTACATGTTCATACGCAGTATTCTCTTCTCGATGGCCAGGCAAGTGTTAGTGCATTGGTAGACAAAGCCATAAAGGATGGCATGCAGGGCATAGCTGTGACCGATCATGGTTGTATGTTTGCTATAAAGGAATTTTACAATTATGTTACTAAGAAAAATAGTGGACCTAAAGGAGAAATAAAAGAACTGAATAACAGAATTAGCGCAATTGAAAAAGGAGAAATTGCGTGTGAGGATAAAGAGGCTGAGATGGCTACTTGCCGGGAAAAGATTGCAGATACTCAAAAACATATTTTTAAGCCGATCATCGGCTGTGAAATGTATGTGGCCCGTCACGGTACACTTGATAAGAAAGAGGGGAAGCCTGATCAGAGTGGTTACCATTTAGTGGTGTTAGCTAAGAATGAAAAGGGATATCATAATCTTATTAAATTAGTTTCTAAAGCTTGGACACATGGATTTTACATGCGTCCGCGTACCGATCGTAATGAACTGGCAAAGTATCACGAGGGATTAATTATTTCTACTGCCTGTTTAGGCGGTGAAGTTCCTAAAAAAATAACACAGGGGCGTCTCGATGAAGCAGAAGAAGCTATACAATGGTATAAAGAAGTGTTCGGTGATGATTATTATTTGGAACTTCAACGCCACAAAGCTACTGTTGCAAATGCCAATCATGAGGCCTATCCTTTGCAGCAGAATGTAAATGAACATTTGGTTAGGCTCTCAAAAAAATATAATGTAAAAGTTATTTGTACAAATGATGTGCATTTTGTGAATGAAGAGAATGCGGAAGCTCATGATCGTTTAATTTGCTTAAGTACGGGGAAGGATTTAGATGATCCTAATCGCATGCGTTATACTAAGCAGGAGTGGATGAAAACGACCGAAGAGATGAATGCTCTGTTTGCCGATGTGCCCGAATCGCTGGCCAATACAAAGGAGATTCTCGATAAGGTAGAGTTTTACTCTATTGATCATGCACCGATCATGCCCACTTTTGCCATTCCTGAAGATTTTGGGACGGAAGAGGGATATCGTTCGAAATATACGGAAAAAGATCTTTTCGATGAATTTACTCAGAATGAAAACGGTGAAGTTGTTTTAACTGAAGCAAAGGCGATTGATAAGATAAATAAACTGGGGGGATACGATAAATTATATCGCATTAAGCTTGAAGCTGATTATTTGAAGAAGTTGGCTTTTGATGGGGCTAAGCAACGTTATGGAGATCCGTTAAATCCAGAAGTGCACGAACGAATGATTTTTGAATTATATATAATGAAGACGATGGGTTTCCCTGGATATTTTCTTATAGTGCAAGATTTCATTGCTGCCGCGCGTCGGATGAATGTTTCTGTTGGCCCGGGGCGTGGCTCCGCTGCAGGTTCGGCGGTGGCTTATTGTTTGGGCATCACTCAGATAGACCCTATTCAATATGATCTGCTGTTTGAACGTTTCTTAAATCCCGATCGTATTTCTTTGCCTGATATTGATATTGACTTTGATGATGACGGCCGGGGAGAGGTGCTCCGTTGGGTTACCGATAAGTATGGTAAAGAAAGGGTGGCTCATATTATTACGTATGGAACGATGGCTTCTAAATCGGCTATAAAGGATGTGGCCCGTGTACAGAGACTTCCGTTGCCGGAATCGGATAGATTGGCTAAGCTTGTCCCGGATAAAATTCCGGATAAGAAGCTGAATTTGAAGAATGCCATTGCGTATGTTCCCGAATTGCAAGCTGCTGAAGTATCTTCTGACCCTTTGATCCGTAATACGATTAAATATGCCAAGATGCTCGAAGGAAATGTGCGCAATACAGGTGTTCATGCATGCGGTACTATTATTTGTCGTGATGATATAACCGATTGGGTGCCGGTAAGTACAGCGGATGATAAAGAAACGGGCGAGAAAATGCTTGTTACTCAGTACGAAGGCTCTGTGATTGAAGATACGGGTCTTATTAAGATGGACTTTTTGGGCCTGAAGACCTTGTCTATTATTAAAGAGGCTATCGAAAATATTCGGCTTCATCGCGGACTATTGATTAATATTGATCGTATTCCTACTGATGATCCGGTTACTTATAAGCTTTATAGTGATGGGCGCACGATTGGGACATTTCAGTTTGAATCTGCCGGTATGCAGAAATATTTGCGCGAATTGCAACCTACTACTTTTGAAGATCTCATAGCAATGAATGCTCTTTATCGTCCGGGTCCGATGGATTATATACCCGACTTTATTGATCGTAAGCATGGGCGCAAACCTATTGAATACGATATTCCTGTTATGGAGAAGTATCTTAAAGATACGTATGGCATTACTGTCTATCAGGAACAGGTGATGCTTTTGTCGCGTTTGCTTGCCGGCTTTACACGTGGTGAGTCTGATGCGCTTCGTAAGGCAATGGGTAAGAAACTTCGTGACAAGCTTGATCACATGAAACCCAAGTTTATTGATGGAGGGAGAAAGAATGGATATGATCCCAAAATACTGGAGAAAATATGGGCGGATTGGGAGAAATTTGCTTCATATGCTTTCAATAAATCTCATGCTACTTGTTATTCGTGGATTGCTTATCAAACTGCCTTTCTGAAAGCTAATTATCCCGCGGAATATATGGCTGCGACAATGAGTCGCAATATTTCTAACATTACTGACATCACTAAACTGATGGATGAATGTAAGAGCATGGGCATTGAGGTGCTAGGGCCGGATGTAAATGAGAGTAATCTTAAATTTACCGTAAATGATGAAGGCAACATTCGTTTTGGGTTAGGAGCAGTGAAAGGTGTTGGAGAGAATGCAGTGCAATGTATTATGGATGAACGTGCGGCAAATGGTCCTTTTAATGGCATCTTTGACTTTGTACAGCGTGTCAATTTGAATACCTGCAACAAGAAGAATCTGGAGTCTCTTGCGCTGGCAGGAGGATTTGATAGTTTTCCTGAATTAAAACGTGAGCAATTTTTTGCCGTTAATTCAAAAAACGAATCGTTTATTGAGATTCTTATTCGTTATGGGAATCGTTATCAGATAGATAAGGCTGCGGCATCTAATTCACTCTTCGGAGGAGAGAATATAATAGATATAGCCACTCCTGAAATTTTACCGGCCGAAAAGTGGACGGATTTAGAACGGTTGAATAAAGAAAAAGAATTAGTTGGCATATATCTTTCTGCTCATCCTCTGGATGAATATGTTATCATTCTTGAGCATGTTTGTAACACGCACATGGCCGATCTTGATGATAAAACAGAATTAGCAGGGAGAGAAATCACTATGGGGGGAATTGTAACCAGTATTCGCCGGGGTATTACCAAAACCGGTAATCCTTATGGTATAGTTCGCCTCGAAGATTATTCAGGTTCGGCAGAACTTCCTTTTTTTGGTAATGATTGGGCTACTTATCAGGGTTACCTCTCCGAGGGTACGTTTTTATATATTCATGCAAGATGTCAGCCTAAGCAGTGGCGGCAAGATGAATTGGAAATCAAAGTTACCTCAATAGAGTTCTTATCGGATGTGAAAGAGAAATTAGTAGAAAAAATAACGATTATCATACCATTGGCTGAACTGAATAAGGCTCTTATCACAGACTTGAGTACACTTACCAAGGACTATCCGGGTAGTACGGAACTTTATTTTAAGGTAACAGATGCGGAAAGCAATATGAATGTGGAATTCGTATCTCGTCCTATAAAACTATCGGTAGGTAAAAATTTAATTTCTTACCTTAACGAGCGTCCTGAACTGGGATTTCTTGTGAATTGA
- the trxA gene encoding thioredoxin → MALEITDTNVEGVLAEKKPVIIDFWAPWCGPCKMVGPIIEDLAKEYEGQVVIGKCNVDENTELPATYGIRNIPTVLFFKNGEVVDKQVGAVGKSAFEEKLKALI, encoded by the coding sequence ATGGCTTTAGAAATTACAGACACCAATGTTGAGGGTGTATTAGCAGAGAAGAAACCTGTTATTATTGATTTTTGGGCACCGTGGTGTGGCCCTTGCAAAATGGTAGGTCCTATCATCGAAGATTTGGCAAAAGAATATGAAGGACAGGTTGTTATAGGTAAATGTAATGTGGATGAAAACACGGAACTACCTGCAACTTATGGTATTCGTAATATACCCACGGTATTGTTCTTTAAGAATGGAGAAGTAGTAGATAAGCAAGTAGGTGCTGTTGGTAAATCTGCTTTCGAAGAAAAACTGAAAGCGCTAATCTAA
- a CDS encoding immunity 17 family protein: MNPQYIVQGIFVVTGIVAVLAAALNWDWFFNAQNAQLIVRNVGRNRARLFYGILGAILISMAIFFYYQTRSTSSLTVIPAATSLACAY, encoded by the coding sequence ATGAACCCGCAATATATTGTTCAAGGCATTTTTGTGGTTACAGGTATCGTAGCAGTACTTGCAGCCGCACTCAACTGGGATTGGTTCTTTAATGCGCAAAACGCACAACTGATCGTTAGAAATGTAGGACGCAACCGCGCCCGTCTATTCTACGGCATACTAGGAGCCATACTCATTAGCATGGCTATATTCTTCTATTATCAAACACGATCAACATCGTCTTTGACAGTAATACCCGCCGCTACCTCGCTGGCATGTGCATACTGA
- the tsaE gene encoding tRNA (adenosine(37)-N6)-threonylcarbamoyltransferase complex ATPase subunit type 1 TsaE translates to MKINIESLDHIHEAAKTFISAMGDNTVFALYGKMGAGKTTFIKAVCEELGVADVINSPTFAIVNEYRSEETAELIYHFDFYRINKLEEVYDMGYEDYFYSGALCFIEWPELVEELLPGNTIKVTIEEQQDGSRTVIMDQL, encoded by the coding sequence ATGAAAATCAACATTGAATCTTTAGATCATATCCACGAAGCAGCCAAGACCTTTATTTCTGCAATGGGCGATAACACTGTTTTTGCACTTTATGGCAAAATGGGTGCCGGAAAAACCACCTTTATAAAAGCAGTATGCGAAGAATTAGGGGTAGCAGATGTCATTAACTCACCAACGTTTGCCATTGTCAACGAATATCGCTCGGAAGAAACAGCCGAACTGATTTATCATTTTGATTTTTACCGCATCAACAAGTTAGAAGAAGTTTATGACATGGGGTATGAAGATTACTTTTACAGCGGCGCACTCTGTTTTATAGAATGGCCAGAACTGGTTGAAGAACTTCTACCGGGAAACACCATCAAAGTAACCATTGAGGAACAACAAGATGGAAGCCGCACAGTTATAATGGATCAACTATGA
- a CDS encoding metal ABC transporter permease — translation MDLLQYAFFQHALLGSLLASIACGIIGTYIVTRRLVFISGGITHASFGGIGIGLFTGISPILSAAVFSVLSAFGVEWLSKRKDMREDSAIAVFWTLGMALGIIFSFLSPGFTPDLSAFLFGNILTITQTDLLMLGVLSLLLIIFFTLFMHPIIHVAFDREFARSQGLPVVLLEYTLMMFIALTIVSCLRMVGIVLAISLLTIPQMTANLFTYKFKRIIWLSIGIGYLACLGGLFISYFLNVPSGASIIFFSIIIYALCKGGKSIFFILTQTKA, via the coding sequence ATGGATTTACTACAATACGCCTTTTTTCAACATGCTTTGCTTGGAAGTCTGTTGGCTAGTATTGCCTGTGGCATTATTGGCACATACATTGTTACACGGCGCTTAGTATTTATTAGCGGAGGCATTACACATGCTTCTTTCGGAGGAATTGGCATCGGCCTATTCACCGGCATCTCTCCCATCCTATCAGCAGCTGTATTTTCAGTATTATCGGCCTTTGGCGTAGAGTGGCTCAGCAAACGAAAAGACATGAGAGAAGATTCTGCCATTGCTGTGTTCTGGACGTTGGGTATGGCACTGGGCATAATTTTCAGCTTCCTGTCACCCGGATTCACACCCGATTTATCGGCATTTTTATTTGGTAATATTCTCACCATTACGCAGACAGACCTTTTAATGCTAGGAGTGCTTTCACTGTTGCTTATTATTTTCTTTACCCTATTTATGCATCCTATTATTCATGTAGCGTTTGATCGTGAATTTGCTCGTTCACAAGGTTTACCGGTCGTGTTATTGGAATATACATTAATGATGTTTATTGCACTAACCATTGTATCCTGCCTCCGCATGGTAGGCATAGTACTCGCCATTTCGTTACTCACCATTCCGCAAATGACAGCCAACCTCTTTACTTATAAATTCAAACGAATCATCTGGTTATCCATCGGCATAGGATATTTAGCTTGTCTGGGCGGATTGTTCATATCCTATTTTTTAAATGTACCCTCCGGAGCTTCTATTATTTTCTTCTCTATCATAATTTATGCACTGTGCAAAGGAGGGAAAAGTATTTTTTTTATCCTTACTCAGACAAAGGCATAA